One region of Pleuronectes platessa chromosome 18, fPlePla1.1, whole genome shotgun sequence genomic DNA includes:
- the srfbp1 gene encoding serum response factor-binding protein 1 — translation MEKPLLSSEEKEREEDKIQEEGEEDDVDKQEELERDDKEKIGSEEKLKEEKKKARARKKRKKVPKPAQAKDQEEDGVLNLNNEVVKMRKEVKRVRVLIIRKLIRQISASKKKKGSEAQVEKSQRKAARMLEEVHAMKVLRPDLVTKTALQKKLNFEQLCRDPKSTIVDRALARIATHPQFTKKIEDIKAAVEAFKVDRMKDLKQGGGVKVQIKAEKVKPPSPDKSNVKKTNNKDEGNVKVQLKGMSQNKEGDGISKDLSVAKPKTDTVLAAHSSTTADVQKKDIPESESVCPVSTQSSKGKDTVKDVPQMKGSGMKPKAAVLRKQEEEEESDFESLDEKESDFESLDEKESDLESSDEKEGDLESSDDKEKDLESSHEKKKALVSLDEKESDLESSDEKEKEYFDDSTEERFLKQSSQSEESEDDFFVGKVSKYKKKKKPKVVEREKRVETSDQATTSDRVQNELDELESRLKSKAKFQSVFFSSLTGSKKNAGESAGRGRGGDKFRGSNRDFSKQSRFQKEFTGAEGNSGTKYSRPEDRRSGSGERGFASGGRGRGRGRGDFTRQKAHMGRGAFSQPAPEQALHPSWEASKKRKEQQGQIVAFQGKKIRFDDD, via the exons atggagaaacCTTTGCTATCTTctgaggaaaaagagagagaggaggacaagatTCAGGAGGAAGGTGAAGAAGATGATGTTGACAAACAAGAAGAACTCGAGAGAGATGACAAAGAAAAGATTGGTTCCGAAGAGAAAttaaaggaggaaaagaaaaaggcacgagccagaaagaaaagaaagaaggttCCCAAACCCGCTCAGGCTAAAGACCAAGAAGAGGACGGTGTCCTGAACCTCAACAACGAGGTGGTGAAGAtgaggaaggaggtgaagagggtGCGAGTGTTGATCATCAGGAAGTTGATACGACAGATCAGTGcctcgaagaagaagaaggggagtGAGGCGCAAGTTGAGAAGAGTCAGAGGAAAGCTGCCCGAATGCTAGAGGAGGTCCATGCCATGAAGGTGCTCCGACCAGACTTG GTGACCAAGACAGCCTTGCAGAAGAAACTCAACTTTGAGCAGCTGTGTAGAGACCCCAAGTCTACCATTGTTGACCGGGCTTTAGCACGCATCGCCACCCACCCTCAGTTCACCAAGAAGATCGAGGACATTAAAGCTGCTGTGGAAGCCTTCAAAGTGGATAGGATGAAGGATCTAAAGCAGGGAGGAGGGGTCAAGGTGCAAATCAAAGCCGAAAAAGTAAAACCGCCGTCACCAGACAAAAGTAAtgtaaaaaagacaaacaacaaagatgAGGGCAACGTTAAAGTGCAGCTGAAGGGAATGTCACAAAACAAGGAAGGAGATGGTATCTCTAAAGATCTAAGTGTTGCTAAACCTAAAACAGACACAGTGTTAGCAGCTCATTCATCTACCACTGCTGATGTTCAAAAGAAAGACATACCAGagtctgagagtgtgtgtccagTATCGACACAAAGTAGCAAAGGAAAGGACACTGTGAAAGATGTTCCTCAAATGAAAGGTTCAGGAATGAAACCAAAAGCAGCAGTGCTTcgaaaacaggaagaggaggaagagagtgaTTTCGAGTCAttggatgagaaagagagtgattTCGAGTCATtagatgagaaagagagtgattTAGAGTCATCAGATGAGAAAGAGGGTGATCTAGAGTCATCAGATGACAAAGAGAAAGATTTAGAATCATCacatgagaaaaagaaagcaTTGGTGTCATtagatgagaaagagagtgattTAGAGTCATCagatgagaaagagaaagagtacTTTGACGACAGCACAGAAGAACGTTTCCTCAAGCAGTCCTCCCAGTCGGAGGAGAGCGAAGATGACTTCTTCGTCGGAAAAGTCAGCAaatacaagaagaagaagaagccgaaGGTCGTAGAAAGGGAGAAAAGGGTGGAGACAAGTGACCAGGCGACAACTTCAGACAGGGTCCAAAATGAACTTGATGAGCTCGAGTCCAGGCTGAAGTCTAAAGCGAAGTTTCAgtctgtcttcttctcttcgctCACTGGGTCTAAGAAGAATGCTGGTGAAAGTGCAGGCAGGGGAAGAGGTGGTGATAAATTTAGGGGCTCAAACAGAGATTTCAGTAAGCAATCCAGGTTTCAAAAGGAGTTCACAGGAGCAGAAGGAAACTCAGGGACCAAGTACAGCAGGCCTGAAGACAGACGGAGTGGGTCGGGGGAGAGGGGCTTTGCATCTGGCGGCAGAGGGAGAGGTCGAGGCAGAGGGGATTTCACGAGGCAGAAGGCTCACATGGGTCGAGGTGCCTTTTCCCAGCCGGCACCAGAGCAGGCGCTGCATCCGTCCTGGGAGGCGAGTaagaaaagaaaggaacagCAAGGACAAATCGTGGCCTTCCAGGGGAAGAAGATCAGGTTTGATGATGACTGA
- the e2f3 gene encoding transcription factor E2F3, with protein sequence MIKQSPWAPEGSDGAEESSTAGTLTPQTTLDQAASVEPQDGLKFPAPPGPSSTTTTTGPGQQPCQHEQDQANIKLELEVGDPQDEGGTAKAIMPTASLCNTGKRKRLRPGSSTDPLTGYMRCRNDTSLSLLTRRFVELLKESSNGVINLNSVTLQLNVAKRRIYDITNVLEGIQVIRKKSKNYFEWMCSPISREDAEEMEALSEQERKLDEAIAICMVKVQQMWANGNNQKFAYLTHEDVQMIPSLKTQTVIVIKAPPETKLEVPHPEERLQVHLRSTRGPIDVLVCSDDPNSSAGRDVSVANHSHSKLSTSRNDSSFAHMSSKHEANNTPGINSLCNTPSDPTQHSSPVTVAPTSRSPTPLTSLRPPSEDPQSFVTRASPVAFSVDGEQFLVSLADDEGITDHYSSVDQGQFPVKMPLV encoded by the exons ATGATCAAGCAGAGTCCCTGGGCCCCAGAAGGCTCCGACGGTGCAGAGGAGAGCTCCACCGCCGGGACCCTCACCCCGCAGACCACCCTCGACCAGGCCGCCTCCGTGGAACCGCAGGACGGCCTGAAGTTCCCTGCGCCTCCCGGGCCCTCCAGCACCACCACGACAACCGGCCCAGGGCAGCAGCCATGTCAACACGAACAAGACCAG gcaaATATTAAACTGGAACTGGAAGTCGGTGACCCCCAGGATGAAGGCGGAACTGCCAAAGCCATAATGCCCACGGCCTCTCTTTGCAACACAGGAAAACGGAAACGCTTGAGACCTG GTTCCTCCACAGATCCCCTAACAGGTTATATGAGGTGCCGCAATGACACCTCACTCTCTTTGCTGACACGGAGGTTTGTAGAACTGCTAAAGGAGTCCTCCAATGGCGTGATCAACCTAAACTCAGTCACCCTTCAGCTCAATGTCGCCAAGAGGCGTATCTACGATATCACCAACGTCCTTGAGGGGATCCAGGTCATCAGAAAGAAGTCCAAAAACTATTTTGAGTGGAT GTGTTCTCCAATCAGTAGGGAAGATGCTGAAGAAATGGAGGCTCTCAGTGAGCAGGAGAGGAAGCTGGACGAGGCGATTGCAATTTGTATGGTCAAAGTTCAGCAGATGTGGGCGAACGGGAACAATCAGAA ATTTGCCTATTTGACGCATGAGGATGTTCAGATGATCCCAAGTCTGAAAACCCAGACTGTGATTGTGATCAAAGCTCCTCCAGAGACAAAACTGGAGGTCCCACATCCAGAGGAG AGGCTCCAGGTCCACCTCCGAAGCACCCGGGGGCCCATTGATGTGCTCGTCTGCTCCGATGACCCCAACTCTTCGGCCGGCCGAGATGTCTCTGTGGCCAATCACAGCCACTCGAAGTTGTCCACCAGTAGGAATGACTCGTCCTTCGCCCATATGTCTTCCAAAC ATGAGGCTAACAATACACCCGGAATCAATAGTCTCTGCAACACGCCGTCCGATCCGACACAACATTCATCACCGGTTACTGTTGCCCCCACCTCCCGTTCGCCCACCCCCCTCACCTCCCTACGACCCCCCTCGGAAGACCCGCAGAGCTTTGTCACTCGCGCCTCACCCGTGGCCTTCTCTGTTGATGGGGAGCAGTTCCTCGTGAGCCTGGCTGACGACGAGGGCATCACTGACCACTACTCCTCTGTGGACCAGGGGCAATTTCCAGTGAAGATGCCCCTTGTCTGA